The nucleotide window ATCCTGTCAAAGGTTTGCTGGATCATTGTACGGCCGGTACCCAGAATATCCTGAAACTGCTTGGGAAACTTCTGCGTACTCATAGGCCAGAAACGGCTTCCAATGCCTCCGGCCATAATTACGCAGTAATTGTCTGATTTTAACATGCTTAGCTTATTTTTTCTACTCTGGCCAAGGGCTTGAAAATGTATTTTTTACCGCTTTCCAGTTGCACACAAATATAGTTTTTATTTCGCTTCTGCTCTATGATATATATCTTCTTACGGTAAGTGAACCGGTCATTCAGGGCCAGGTCATCAAGGTAGCAGGTTTCATCTTTTACATCTTCTATGTGGAAATATTTAACCAGTTCCGGACTGGCTGTAAAACTTGCCTTCGGTGAGCGCGAAAAGCGTAAGATAATTGGTTGCAAATCCTCAGGATATACGCTGATACTCGAAATAAGCATGTCGCTGAATATTTTTTTCCATTCGGGACCATGTGCAGTGATCCTGCCGGCATATCGGTGAAAGGCTACCAGATGAGCCAGCTCATGTGTAAGCACAAAGAAAAAAAGGTGTGGCTGCAGGTTTGAATTTACAGAAATCTGGTGACTGCCATCCGGCATTTTGCGGTAATCACCCAGTTTGCTGGTGCGACTCCGTGTAATTCTGATATGGATACGGTGGTTTCCGAACCATTCCTGCAAACTGGCCAGCGCATCAGGTGGCAGATAATTTTCCAAGACGGTAATAGACATGGTATACGCCTTCCGGCCTCAGTTTTTAAAGGGTAATTGGGATGCCGGCATAGAAATTAAGCAGTTTCAGGCTGAAGATATAATTGTATTTGGCCTGTGCTACAGAGCCCTGGGCATTTGCATAATTGTTCCTCGCCACATTTACATCATAAATAGTAGCGCGGCCTGCGGCATAGCTTTTCTCCGTAAAATCCAGTGCCAGGGCTGTACTTTTTTCAGTTTCAAGAGCGGCAAGGTATGATTCATAGCTTGATTCGGCATCAAACTGGGACCTCTGAACATTCTGAAGAACTTCCTGTCGTTGGATCTCCAGCGAATTTTGAGCGATTTGTTCATTGATGCGGCTTTGTTCCACCTGCAGTCTTGTTATCCCTTTATTGAAGATAGGGATGTTCGCCGAAACGCCGATTTGCTGTCCGAAGGTATCCTGATATTGCTGGAAAAAAGTTCTGTCTTTTACGATATTCCCAAACTGGTCATATCTTTTCACCAGGGAATTGAAATAAGAGGATCCAATGCCTGCACTTGCCGAAACTGTGGGCCAGAAAGCTGTCTCCGTAATTTCGGTCTGCGCCTTTGCGGCTTTTATGCGGCTTTCTGCAGCTTTAATCTGCGGTTGGTTACCGAATGCGGTCTCTATAATATCTGCGGCCGAATAAAGCGGTGCCTCTGGTTTCTGTTCGACATCTACCTCGGCCACATCGAAGTTCTTATAATCGGTTAGGCGAAGCAGCTGGGCCAGTGCAAACAGACTTCTGTCTGTATTTATTTCCGCATTCTTTAAATTCTGATTTTCCCGGGATACTGCGGCTTCAGCTTCGGCGAGTACAGTTCTCGCGGTGGTGCCGACTTCAGTGGTAATTCTGGCGCGGTCCAGAAGTTTGGTGGCATTCTCCAGCGAACTCTGGGCAATTTTTTCAACTTCCTTATTCAGCATAATCTGAAGGTACTGCTGGGCTACCTGAAGTGAAATGTCATTTTTTATACGCTCCACATCATAACCTGCTGCTTCCAGTTCAAACTCTGTGCGACGAATGTTTTTTTCAATACGTCCGTTATTGAAGAGCAGCATATCTGCACCTATATTGGCACTGTTCGTAAAATTATCATTACGCTGGGTATTTCCGAAAAAATCGCGACCCTGACCAAAAGAAAAATTATTGTTAATGTTGCCCGCAACAGAGGGCAGGTACTCCCGTTTGGCGATGCTCAGGGAATTTTGCTGTAACCTTTGGTTGTTTTGCGAACTGATGACCTGGAGGTTGTTCTGAACCGCGTATGCGACCGTTTCCTGCAAAGTCCACTTTTTTTGGGCGCTCAATCCTACGAAAGCACAGCCCAAAGCCAAAAAAAGTATTTTTTTCATTCCCTAATTTAGTTCGATTAGACGGTATATGGGCAAAAATGTTACAATTTCGGTCTGAAGTTTGGCTTTTGAATGGAATCTTTTTTGAAATTTGCCAAATGACAAATGAAGAATATCAGCAGGCTGTAGAATGGCTTTTTGTACAGGCACCGAATTATCAGATTGAAGGTAAGAAGGCCTATAAGCCGGGATTGGAAAATATAACAAAACTGTGTGAGTTTTTTGGCAATCCACAGGAAAAAATAAGAACGGTACATATCGGCGGGACTAATGGGAAAGGTTCAACCAGCAATCTGCTGGCTTCCGTACTGCAGGAAGCCGGCTATAAAACAGGCCTTTACAACTCTCCCCATCTCATTGATTTTACCGAAAGGATAAAAATAAACGGCAGAAACTGTTCGCATGAATTCGTATATGGGTTTATTCAGAAACTGAGATCGCTGCCACCGGATATACGTCCCTCATTTTTTGAGTTTACCACGGTGATGGCCTTCGAGTACTTTTATCAGAACAATGTGGATGTGGCAATCATCGAAGTAGGTTTGGGTGGCCGTTTAGATTCTACCAATATTATACGGCCTGAAGTTAGTGCCATAACAAATGTGGCTTTGGATCACCAAAACATCCTGGGCGATACCGTGGAAGCCATCGCAATGGAAAAAGCCGGCATCATCAAGAATCAGACACCGGTTATTTGTGGAGATGAAAACCCGGCGGTAAAAGCGATCGTGGAGCAGAAAGCTATGCAAATGGATGCCCCGCTCATTGATGCGACACTGATATCTACCAACTTAACTTCCGACCTGGCCGGTAACTATCAGAAGAAAAATATCAAAGTAACCATTGCTTTGGTGGAAGAGCTCCGTAAGATTGGTTATCATATCCAGCCTGAGCATCTGGAAACAGGTATGATGAATGTTCAAAGAAATACTGGTTTTACAGGAAGGTGGTTTATTTTTTCTGACAATCCGCTTACAGTTTGCGATACTGCGCATAACCAGGCGGGACTGACGGAGGTATTCAGCCAGCTAAACAGTATGAAAAGACATAAACATATCGTGTTGGGGTTTGTTAATGACAAGAAGATTGATGAGGTTTTAAGAATTTTGCCCCAAAACGCTACCTATTATTTTGTTAAACCAGACATCGAACGGGGACGAAATCCACTGGAGTACCGGGACATGCTGGAAAGTGCAAAAATAAATTACAGAATATTTCAGAATGTCCAGGAAGGATATAATGCTGCGTTACAAAATGTTAGGCCGGAAGAAATGATTTTCATAGGCGGCAGCAACTTTGTAGTGGGAGATTTTCTGCAAAAAAATTTGCAGAAATAAAA belongs to Chryseobacterium sp. and includes:
- a CDS encoding SprT-like domain-containing protein; protein product: MSITVLENYLPPDALASLQEWFGNHRIHIRITRSRTSKLGDYRKMPDGSHQISVNSNLQPHLFFFVLTHELAHLVAFHRYAGRITAHGPEWKKIFSDMLISSISVYPEDLQPIILRFSRSPKASFTASPELVKYFHIEDVKDETCYLDDLALNDRFTYRKKIYIIEQKRNKNYICVQLESGKKYIFKPLARVEKIS
- a CDS encoding TolC family protein, yielding MKKILFLALGCAFVGLSAQKKWTLQETVAYAVQNNLQVISSQNNQRLQQNSLSIAKREYLPSVAGNINNNFSFGQGRDFFGNTQRNDNFTNSANIGADMLLFNNGRIEKNIRRTEFELEAAGYDVERIKNDISLQVAQQYLQIMLNKEVEKIAQSSLENATKLLDRARITTEVGTTARTVLAEAEAAVSRENQNLKNAEINTDRSLFALAQLLRLTDYKNFDVAEVDVEQKPEAPLYSAADIIETAFGNQPQIKAAESRIKAAKAQTEITETAFWPTVSASAGIGSSYFNSLVKRYDQFGNIVKDRTFFQQYQDTFGQQIGVSANIPIFNKGITRLQVEQSRINEQIAQNSLEIQRQEVLQNVQRSQFDAESSYESYLAALETEKSTALALDFTEKSYAAGRATIYDVNVARNNYANAQGSVAQAKYNYIFSLKLLNFYAGIPITL
- a CDS encoding bifunctional folylpolyglutamate synthase/dihydrofolate synthase, with amino-acid sequence MTNEEYQQAVEWLFVQAPNYQIEGKKAYKPGLENITKLCEFFGNPQEKIRTVHIGGTNGKGSTSNLLASVLQEAGYKTGLYNSPHLIDFTERIKINGRNCSHEFVYGFIQKLRSLPPDIRPSFFEFTTVMAFEYFYQNNVDVAIIEVGLGGRLDSTNIIRPEVSAITNVALDHQNILGDTVEAIAMEKAGIIKNQTPVICGDENPAVKAIVEQKAMQMDAPLIDATLISTNLTSDLAGNYQKKNIKVTIALVEELRKIGYHIQPEHLETGMMNVQRNTGFTGRWFIFSDNPLTVCDTAHNQAGLTEVFSQLNSMKRHKHIVLGFVNDKKIDEVLRILPQNATYYFVKPDIERGRNPLEYRDMLESAKINYRIFQNVQEGYNAALQNVRPEEMIFIGGSNFVVGDFLQKNLQK